From Gimesia panareensis, the proteins below share one genomic window:
- a CDS encoding DUF4031 domain-containing protein — MLKQQSLFDAFESFETEPPDQQPLAAAVYVDLYDGESHLFVDPETSLDVLHEFATEIGLPGSVYKVKGITIPHYLLNQRQRDRAIAEGAMCLDEAGVESLDRAWKMPMIAIHSTVSIHPGKQITNHVRRTFGHRDLQPGTLMKAAVKVQGDLGVTTRVIRVVSVRREALSKMERDPDYGRREAELEGWPQLSGPEFVSCFCKKFKVVPATPVTRIEFTYV, encoded by the coding sequence GTGCTCAAACAACAATCATTATTTGACGCGTTCGAATCATTTGAAACAGAACCTCCGGATCAGCAACCGTTGGCAGCTGCGGTTTACGTGGATCTGTACGACGGGGAGAGTCACCTGTTCGTCGATCCTGAAACGTCGCTCGATGTCCTGCACGAGTTTGCGACGGAGATCGGTCTGCCCGGATCCGTTTACAAGGTCAAGGGAATCACGATCCCGCATTACCTGCTGAACCAACGGCAACGCGATCGGGCGATCGCCGAGGGAGCGATGTGCCTGGATGAAGCTGGCGTCGAGTCACTCGATCGAGCCTGGAAGATGCCCATGATCGCGATCCACTCCACGGTTTCGATTCATCCAGGGAAACAGATCACGAACCACGTGCGGCGGACGTTCGGACATCGCGACCTGCAGCCAGGTACGCTCATGAAAGCGGCCGTGAAAGTTCAGGGAGATCTGGGCGTCACGACTCGCGTGATTCGCGTCGTCTCAGTTCGCCGGGAAGCCTTGAGCAAAATGGAACGGGATCCCGATTACGGTCGACGCGAAGCGGAGCTCGAAGGCTGGCCGCAACTGTCCGGGCCTGAGTTCGTGAGCTGTTTCTGCAAGAAGTTTAAAGTCGTGCCGGCGACGCCGGTCACTCGGATTGAATTCACTTACGTTTGA